The following proteins are co-located in the Triticum aestivum cultivar Chinese Spring chromosome 1A, IWGSC CS RefSeq v2.1, whole genome shotgun sequence genome:
- the LOC123066756 gene encoding beta-1,3-galactosyltransferase pvg3-like, with protein MSSLYKQLGLGAAGSPLTASHLLMLVLGAGFLAFTVFVVHPNDFRLQSFFSGGCPGSPPHDAVLLPVKHADATTPAKAPVEHPGVRVLIGIQTMPGKYERRHLLRTVYALQLQEHPALAGAVDVRFVFCNVTSAVDAVLVALEIMRYGDIIVLNCAENMDGGKTYDFFATAARAFPDGAYDYVMKADDDTYLRLPALAAWMAGAAREDAYLGLQMPCDRENFYPFPPFMSGMGYALSWDLVRWVARSEVSRRDRVGPEDMWTGRWLNVAGKAKNRYDGAPRMYNYLGSSPANCFRRGFRPDTIAVHMLKDAGRWAETLAYFNATAALPPSGLYHLP; from the coding sequence ATGTCCTCCCTGTACAAGCAGCTGGGCCTGGGCGCCGCCGGCTCGCCGCTCACGGCCTCCCACCTCCTCATGctcgtcctcggcgccggcttCCTCGCCTTCACCGTCTTCGTCGTCCACCCCAACGACTTCCGCCTCCAgtccttcttctccggcggctgCCCCGGCTCCCCGCCCCACGACGCCGTCCTCTTGCCGGTCAAGCACGCCGACGCCACCACGCCGGCCAAGGCGCCGGTCGAGCACCCCGGCGTGCGCGTGCTGATCGGCATCCAGACGATGCCGGGCAAGTACGAGCGGCGGCACCTGCTGCGGACCGTCTACGCGCTGCAGCTGCAGGAGCAccccgccctcgccggcgccgtGGACGTGCGCTTCGTCTTCTGCAACGTCACCTCCGCCGTCGACGCCGTGCTGGTGGCCCTGGAGATCATGCGCTACGGCGACATCATCGTGCTGAACTGCGCCGAGAACATGGACGGCGGCAAGACGTACGACTTCTTCGCCACCGCCGCGCGCGCCTTCCCCGACGGCGCCTACGACTACGTGATGAAGGCTGACGACGACACGTACCTGCGGCTCCCGGCGCTGGCGGCGTGGATGGCCGGCGCGGCGCGGGAGGACGCGTACCTGGGCCTGCAGATGCCCTGCGACCGCGAGAACTTCTACCCGTTCCCGCCCTTCATGTCCGGCATGGGGTACGCGCTGTCGTGGGACCTGGTGCGCTGGGTGGCGCGGTCGGAGGTCAGCCGCCGCGACCGCGTCGGGCCGGAGGACATGTGGACGGGGCGGTGGCTCAACGTCGCCGGCAAGGCCAAGAACCGGTACGACGGCGCCCCCAGGATGTACAACTACCTGGGGAGCTCCCCGGCCAACTGCTTCCGGCGCGGCTTCCGCCCGGACACCATCGCCGTGCACATGCTCAAGGACGCCGGCCGGTGGGCGGAGACGCTCGCCTACTTCAACGCCACCGCCGCGCTGCCGCCGTCCGGCCTCTACCACCTGCCTTGA